In Halobacteriovorax marinus SJ, the following proteins share a genomic window:
- a CDS encoding glycosyltransferase family 4 protein, whose protein sequence is MKSNLHYHSDCPFFGGCENMIANFLNSDQIHDQFSVSFTYRKSARYEAGLRQRVEKNILKKGLILFCWPSYLGWINSKFPSIISLIIKGVSLLLQFKTIFFLIDIFILYFTFRKRNIDILHINNGGFPAATSANSAVIAAKMLGIEKIFYVVNNIASPYSKIDRIFDWPIDYLVKKSTTKFITGSRYAGKELVKVLELQTEQYSTINNGISHRPLSESREEVLERLGIPTTRVIVGIVANLEKRKGHKYLLLAFAEIIKKVENAFLIIEGDGEELNNIQKDIENLNLKNFTLLIKREERIFNLINAFDVLVLPSIYNEDFPNIIIEAMSLEKPVVATRIAGIPEQIDQDKTGLIVKPKDVEELTSSLSSLIYDREMREKMGQFGKVKFEQKYEVNVSISNYIDLYTNQNLELI, encoded by the coding sequence ATGAAGAGTAATTTACACTATCATTCAGATTGCCCTTTTTTTGGTGGTTGTGAGAATATGATTGCTAATTTCTTAAATAGTGATCAAATACACGATCAATTTAGTGTAAGTTTCACATATAGAAAGTCGGCTAGGTATGAAGCAGGACTTAGGCAGAGAGTAGAGAAAAATATTCTGAAAAAAGGATTAATACTATTCTGTTGGCCATCGTACTTAGGTTGGATTAACTCTAAATTCCCTAGTATTATATCCTTGATAATTAAAGGGGTTTCCCTTTTACTTCAATTTAAAACTATTTTCTTCTTAATTGATATTTTTATTCTTTATTTTACCTTTAGAAAAAGAAATATAGACATTCTGCACATTAATAATGGAGGATTTCCTGCTGCAACATCTGCTAACTCTGCTGTTATTGCAGCAAAAATGCTTGGAATAGAAAAAATATTTTATGTTGTGAATAATATTGCTTCACCATATTCAAAAATAGATAGAATATTTGATTGGCCAATTGATTACCTTGTAAAAAAGAGTACTACAAAGTTTATAACTGGATCTAGGTATGCTGGAAAAGAATTAGTAAAAGTATTAGAACTTCAGACTGAGCAATATTCTACTATTAATAATGGGATTTCACATCGTCCTCTAAGTGAAAGTCGAGAAGAGGTTTTAGAACGGTTAGGTATTCCTACTACAAGAGTTATTGTAGGTATCGTAGCAAATCTCGAAAAAAGGAAAGGACATAAGTACTTACTTTTGGCATTTGCAGAGATTATTAAAAAAGTTGAGAATGCTTTTCTTATAATTGAGGGTGATGGAGAGGAATTAAACAATATACAAAAAGATATTGAAAATTTAAATTTAAAGAATTTCACACTTCTCATTAAAAGAGAGGAAAGAATTTTTAACTTAATAAATGCATTTGATGTACTAGTGCTGCCTTCCATTTATAATGAAGACTTTCCTAATATTATTATCGAAGCAATGAGCCTCGAAAAGCCCGTTGTGGCCACAAGAATAGCAGGGATTCCAGAGCAAATTGACCAAGATAAAACAGGTCTAATTGTAAAACCTAAAGATGTAGAAGAGCTAACATCGTCTCTTAGTTCTTTGATATATGATAGAGAGATGAGAGAGAAGATGGGGCAGTTCGGAAAAGTTAAATTTGAACAAAAATATGAAGTAAATGTTTCTATAAGTAATTATATTGATTTATATACGAATCAGAATTTGGAGTTAATATGA
- a CDS encoding dTDP-4-dehydrorhamnose 3,5-epimerase family protein, translated as MIEGVKITPLKTIADDRGKIMHMLRSDAEHFSKFGEVYFSFVNNGVIKAWHYHKEMTINYAVPVGKIDFVLYDSREESSTFGETQVITMSPEDYFLVTVPPRVWNGFKGLSTEPAMVVNCTDIPHRGDEIERLDFNTDKIPFKWD; from the coding sequence ATGATAGAAGGCGTTAAGATAACACCATTAAAAACTATAGCTGACGATAGAGGAAAGATAATGCATATGCTCAGAAGTGATGCTGAGCACTTTTCTAAGTTTGGAGAAGTCTATTTTTCTTTTGTAAATAATGGCGTGATTAAGGCCTGGCATTACCATAAGGAAATGACTATTAATTATGCTGTCCCTGTAGGAAAAATAGATTTCGTCTTATATGATTCAAGAGAAGAGAGTTCCACTTTTGGGGAGACACAGGTTATAACGATGAGCCCTGAGGACTACTTCTTAGTGACAGTACCACCTAGAGTTTGGAATGGTTTTAAAGGCTTGAGTACTGAGCCAGCTATGGTTGTTAATTGTACAGATATACCACATCGTGGCGATGAAATTGAGAGGTTAGACTTTAATACAGATAAAATTCCATTCAAGTGGGACTAA
- a CDS encoding lipopolysaccharide biosynthesis protein, protein MAVALGNIFEIQSKYFDIKLIIFSLVFISLRTYEKHHDVLPAFKRFKELTYLLVFSSLLRFSGLGLTAYFTKNINIVLIGGVFYQFTLSYLSYSTCKKYLKESNEKIDYIKESLQLTLTHFVTISCNSIDKAFVSFINPSLIGLYEAGTMYTFKSQEFVNTISNTITNSWADYGKNEFVVRYNRNKYLLLFSGLVFSLLLYLSADFYIPLLLGDNYIDSIPIAKTSSILIFLKISTYFYSKYILIFQNIKEYNKKIIISRTILLVTCFPFIHYFGLKGAVYSLIFSELILLLMIRKIKNLGTI, encoded by the coding sequence ATGGCAGTAGCCCTAGGTAACATCTTTGAAATTCAGAGTAAATACTTTGATATTAAACTAATTATTTTCTCGCTGGTTTTTATAAGCTTAAGAACTTATGAGAAACATCATGACGTCTTACCTGCATTTAAGAGGTTTAAAGAATTAACTTATCTCTTAGTATTTTCATCTCTTCTAAGGTTTTCTGGACTTGGACTTACGGCTTATTTCACAAAGAATATTAATATTGTTCTCATTGGAGGAGTATTCTATCAATTTACTTTAAGCTATTTAAGCTATAGTACTTGTAAAAAATATTTGAAAGAGTCCAATGAGAAAATAGATTATATTAAAGAATCATTACAGCTTACACTTACTCACTTTGTTACTATTAGTTGTAATTCAATTGATAAAGCATTTGTCAGTTTTATAAATCCATCCTTAATTGGTCTATATGAAGCTGGAACTATGTACACTTTTAAATCTCAAGAATTTGTAAATACTATTAGCAATACTATTACAAACTCTTGGGCAGACTATGGTAAGAATGAATTCGTTGTAAGATACAACAGAAATAAATACCTCCTCCTGTTTTCAGGATTAGTTTTCTCATTACTTCTCTACTTAAGTGCTGACTTCTATATTCCCCTTTTGCTTGGAGATAACTATATTGACTCCATCCCAATTGCAAAGACTTCCTCAATACTGATATTTTTAAAGATATCAACGTACTTTTATTCAAAATATATTCTTATTTTTCAAAATATAAAAGAGTACAACAAGAAAATTATTATAAGTAGAACAATATTACTCGTGACTTGCTTCCCTTTTATTCATTATTTTGGACTAAAAGGGGCAGTATATAGCCTTATATTCTCAGAACTAATTCTTCTCTTAATGATTAGAAAAATTAAAAACCTAGGGACAATTTAA
- a CDS encoding class I SAM-dependent methyltransferase, with protein MKLDIGCGNSKRIGYTGVDCLQLENVDVVHDLNVFPYPFEDNAIEEIWMDQVLEHLDSPFDCVNELFRISKAGATIHVGVPYFRSLYSAIDPTHKNLFTAEWFNYFDPDHDYFKKYCYSKSTIRVKNVEFDREWKRPGIKPWHKLMIKFAEKHTRIYEHKLSHLYPLNSLTFHLEVLK; from the coding sequence ATGAAGCTAGATATTGGGTGCGGAAACTCTAAGAGAATTGGATATACTGGAGTGGATTGCTTACAACTAGAGAATGTTGATGTCGTTCATGACTTGAATGTTTTCCCATATCCTTTTGAAGACAACGCGATTGAAGAAATTTGGATGGATCAGGTACTGGAGCATTTAGACTCCCCATTTGATTGTGTAAATGAGTTATTTAGAATTTCGAAGGCTGGAGCAACAATACATGTTGGAGTTCCATATTTTAGAAGCCTTTACTCAGCAATAGACCCAACTCATAAAAACCTCTTTACTGCGGAGTGGTTTAATTATTTTGACCCAGACCATGATTATTTTAAGAAGTATTGTTACTCTAAAAGTACAATTCGTGTAAAAAACGTTGAGTTTGATAGAGAATGGAAAAGGCCTGGAATAAAACCATGGCACAAGTTAATGATAAAGTTTGCAGAAAAGCATACACGAATCTATGAGCATAAATTATCTCATTTATATCCGCTAAACTCCTTAACATTTCACTTAGAAGTTTTAAAATAG
- a CDS encoding NAD-dependent epimerase/dehydratase family protein, with product MENTKKRTLVIGGSGFIGTHTVNSLLDQDHQVGVISRSIGIHNNVEYYCGNILDEDFLSQSISDFDPNFVIHLAGSKNRSIQIDDFKSDINTNLNGTLNIFGCLISLKSLEQVIVVGSTEEYGDAESVPFVESMNETPISSYSFSKTCTKYLAETFARVYGLPVAYVRPSIAYGPRQNPDMFISSLCTTLLKGERFQMSSGEQRRDFIYIDDLVELFMAIINFNSPVTGTFNAGGGSSVQIKKIAMMIADKLSSESLIDIGHIKTRALESDEHLLDNSKASSLLNWNPTTSLEEGISKTVEFFSKSTHEE from the coding sequence ATGGAAAATACTAAAAAACGAACACTTGTTATTGGTGGTAGTGGCTTTATTGGAACTCACACTGTCAACTCTCTGCTTGACCAGGATCACCAGGTTGGAGTTATTTCGCGAAGCATAGGTATCCATAACAATGTTGAATATTATTGCGGAAATATTTTAGACGAGGATTTTTTATCTCAGTCTATTTCTGACTTTGATCCAAACTTTGTCATTCATCTTGCCGGTTCAAAAAATAGGTCTATTCAAATTGATGACTTTAAAAGTGATATTAATACAAACTTAAATGGGACATTAAATATTTTTGGATGTTTAATTTCTCTAAAGTCTCTAGAGCAAGTGATTGTTGTAGGTTCTACAGAAGAGTATGGAGATGCAGAATCGGTCCCTTTTGTAGAAAGTATGAATGAAACTCCGATTAGTAGTTATTCCTTTTCTAAAACTTGTACTAAGTACCTGGCAGAAACTTTTGCTCGAGTTTACGGCTTACCTGTAGCCTATGTAAGGCCTTCCATTGCTTATGGACCAAGGCAAAACCCTGATATGTTTATTTCTTCACTTTGTACGACTCTTCTAAAAGGAGAGAGGTTTCAGATGAGCTCTGGGGAGCAAAGAAGAGATTTTATATATATTGATGATTTAGTAGAGCTGTTTATGGCAATAATTAACTTCAATTCTCCTGTGACAGGAACTTTTAATGCAGGAGGTGGTTCTAGTGTGCAGATTAAGAAAATTGCAATGATGATTGCTGATAAATTATCTAGTGAGAGCTTAATTGATATTGGGCATATTAAAACGAGAGCATTAGAAAGCGATGAACATTTATTAGATAATTCAAAAGCGTCCTCTCTTTTAAATTGGAATCCTACGACTTCCCTAGAGGAAGGTATTAGTAAAACAGTAGAATTCTTTAGTAAGAGTACTCATGAAGAGTAA
- a CDS encoding NAD-dependent epimerase/dehydratase family protein translates to MKILVTGGEGYVGGRVTSYLRKSSKFEVVTTSTNKDSSNSIYFDLCDDSNLFDKVRDVDTLVHLASVNEVVCAQDPEKALNVNTLGSFKLIRDAIEAGVRRIIYFSTAHVYMSPLVGNIFEETATRSTHPYSYTHKFVEDYLFTAHDKGDVEAVVLRLTNSFGAPEKKSVNRWTLLVNDLCKKVVHTKELHLKSSGVQKRDFITLTDVSRAVEHFVNLDIDKIENGLFNLGGENSMRVIDMTTFIQERCEAVLGFKPEIITPSLNSDEASEELNISIEKLKKTGFRLENNIKEEIDRMLLFCKDNFKE, encoded by the coding sequence GTGAAAATTCTTGTAACTGGAGGAGAAGGATATGTTGGAGGTAGAGTTACCAGCTATCTGAGAAAAAGTAGTAAGTTTGAAGTAGTTACAACTTCTACTAATAAAGATTCCTCCAACTCTATTTATTTTGATTTGTGTGATGACTCTAACCTTTTTGATAAAGTCAGAGATGTAGATACACTTGTTCATCTGGCAAGTGTTAATGAAGTGGTGTGTGCACAGGATCCAGAAAAGGCTTTGAATGTTAATACTCTCGGTAGTTTTAAACTAATTAGAGATGCGATCGAAGCTGGGGTAAGAAGAATAATTTACTTTTCAACTGCACATGTTTATATGTCTCCTCTTGTAGGTAATATCTTCGAAGAAACAGCTACTCGTTCTACTCACCCCTATTCTTATACACATAAGTTTGTAGAAGATTACCTTTTTACAGCTCATGATAAGGGAGATGTGGAAGCCGTTGTTCTGAGATTGACGAACTCATTCGGTGCACCAGAAAAAAAGTCTGTTAATAGATGGACATTACTAGTAAATGACCTATGTAAAAAAGTTGTTCATACTAAAGAGCTCCACCTTAAAAGCTCAGGTGTACAGAAGAGGGACTTTATAACGCTTACTGATGTTTCAAGAGCTGTTGAACATTTCGTAAACTTAGATATAGATAAAATTGAAAATGGACTATTTAACCTCGGAGGGGAGAACTCGATGAGGGTAATAGATATGACTACTTTTATTCAAGAACGATGTGAAGCTGTACTTGGGTTTAAGCCTGAAATAATAACTCCCAGTTTGAATAGTGATGAAGCTAGTGAAGAGCTAAATATCTCAATAGAAAAACTCAAAAAGACAGGCTTTAGACTAGAAAATAATATTAAAGAGGAGATAGATAGAATGCTACTTTTTTGTAAAGATAATTTTAAAGAGTAG
- a CDS encoding glycosyltransferase family 2 protein, with amino-acid sequence MAIVSIIIPTYNHAHLISRCLTSLISQSFSDWEAIVVNNFSSDNTIDVVNSFQDPRIKIINFNNNGVIGASRNKGLEEASGEYISFLDSDDFWKKDKLEICVLKLIDGADIVYHPMEIYTSKGESGEVKYSRKLSRPVFNDFMLHGNEIINSSVVIKSSIIKKAGGLSNSKKLFGVEDYDLWIRVSRVTEKFEFIDMCLGYYWVGEGNNSNPSPEYIERYKFLYSQYSAFVPSELTSKHKAFVQYEITRQAHKCGELQSSRVYFEIFYRLDTLKQKLKAFYFGLKLSLGF; translated from the coding sequence ATGGCCATTGTTTCAATTATAATTCCAACATACAATCATGCCCACCTTATTTCAAGATGCCTTACTTCTTTAATTTCCCAGTCCTTTTCTGATTGGGAGGCGATAGTTGTGAATAACTTCTCTTCGGACAACACTATTGATGTTGTAAATAGCTTTCAGGACCCTAGAATTAAAATTATTAACTTTAATAATAATGGAGTTATTGGAGCAAGTCGTAATAAAGGGTTAGAGGAGGCCAGTGGAGAGTATATTTCATTTCTTGATAGTGATGATTTTTGGAAAAAAGATAAGCTTGAGATTTGTGTTTTGAAACTAATTGATGGAGCAGATATTGTTTATCATCCAATGGAAATATACACTTCGAAAGGAGAGTCAGGGGAAGTAAAGTACTCTAGAAAGCTCTCAAGGCCTGTTTTTAATGATTTTATGTTACATGGAAATGAAATCATCAATTCGAGTGTCGTGATAAAGTCATCTATAATAAAGAAAGCAGGAGGATTGAGTAACTCAAAGAAACTTTTTGGAGTCGAAGACTATGACTTGTGGATAAGAGTTTCAAGAGTGACTGAAAAATTTGAATTTATAGATATGTGTTTAGGTTACTATTGGGTAGGAGAAGGGAATAACTCAAATCCTTCTCCTGAGTATATTGAAAGATATAAATTTTTATATTCACAATACTCTGCATTTGTCCCTTCTGAATTAACTTCAAAGCATAAAGCATTTGTTCAATATGAGATTACAAGACAGGCTCACAAGTGCGGAGAACTTCAAAGTTCACGAGTATACTTCGAAATTTTTTATAGATTAGATACATTAAAGCAAAAGTTGAAGGCCTTCTACTTCGGACTTAAATTGTCCCTAGGTTTTTAA
- a CDS encoding MATE family efflux transporter: MFIVLPYLSSNKVIFGIYSLCLSFNIFLSYADLGFIGAGFKYASEAFARKDKEGELEVIGFTTFILLIAVCIFSAVMLMGAFDPSLLISDIGNGSEIDIAKSMFFILSLFSITTVLQRVLQFIYGVRVEDFIVRKINILGHIAKISSVFYFFREGSYNIIGYYLFFQVVNLLCALIGLVVARRIYSLDLKKLVKNIRFSWPVFYKVKSLALTSFIMSALWIAYYEIDSPVIAKFYGANKLAYYAIGLSLLSFLRSIFGILYSPFSARFNHFLGLRDEEGLKRFYYNTIVYLLPMSVFSVLTITILMENIVFTWVGQQYSESIVTAQLLILTFLFAFNNYPAGILLMGKEKNNELRIVNLFIAVAFWLIILLLNNQYDYQSFAISKLIVFSVSTVFYVYFTRDYIFGANKYIKEIIVPMFVGAITTSVVAYYFSLILPVGQSKANLFLVAAACAICCFCGLLSYFVSNSKFRKDIVSTVKETNYFKTSK, from the coding sequence ATGTTTATCGTTTTACCTTACTTATCGAGTAATAAGGTTATATTTGGAATTTATTCTCTTTGCTTATCTTTTAATATTTTTCTAAGTTATGCTGACTTAGGCTTTATTGGTGCTGGATTTAAGTATGCAAGTGAAGCTTTTGCTAGAAAAGATAAAGAAGGTGAGCTGGAAGTTATTGGCTTTACAACTTTTATTTTACTTATTGCTGTTTGTATTTTCTCAGCAGTAATGCTCATGGGGGCATTTGATCCTTCTCTTTTAATTTCTGATATAGGTAACGGCTCTGAAATAGATATAGCAAAGAGTATGTTCTTTATTCTATCTCTATTTTCAATAACTACAGTATTGCAAAGAGTGTTGCAGTTTATCTATGGGGTTAGGGTTGAGGACTTCATTGTTAGAAAAATTAATATTCTAGGGCATATTGCAAAAATTTCATCTGTATTCTACTTCTTTAGAGAAGGTTCCTATAATATTATAGGATATTATCTATTCTTCCAGGTTGTTAATCTTTTATGTGCCCTAATTGGCCTTGTGGTAGCACGGAGAATTTATTCACTAGATCTAAAGAAGCTGGTTAAGAATATTAGATTCTCATGGCCTGTTTTTTATAAGGTTAAGTCTCTTGCGCTTACTTCTTTCATTATGTCTGCTCTCTGGATTGCTTATTATGAAATAGATTCCCCTGTTATTGCTAAATTTTATGGAGCGAATAAGCTTGCATATTATGCGATAGGTTTAAGTTTACTTTCCTTTCTACGATCAATATTTGGTATATTATATTCCCCTTTTTCTGCTAGGTTTAATCATTTTTTAGGGCTTAGGGATGAAGAGGGGTTAAAAAGATTTTACTATAATACAATAGTTTACCTTCTGCCGATGAGTGTATTTTCTGTTTTAACAATTACCATACTGATGGAGAATATAGTATTTACTTGGGTTGGACAGCAATACTCTGAGTCTATTGTAACGGCTCAGTTACTAATTTTGACATTCTTATTTGCTTTTAATAATTATCCGGCGGGAATTCTTCTTATGGGAAAAGAGAAGAATAATGAGCTTAGAATTGTTAACTTATTTATTGCAGTAGCTTTTTGGCTAATTATTTTGTTACTCAATAATCAATATGACTATCAGTCCTTTGCGATATCAAAGTTGATAGTCTTTAGTGTGTCTACAGTGTTTTATGTGTACTTTACGAGAGATTATATATTTGGAGCTAATAAATATATTAAAGAGATTATAGTTCCAATGTTTGTAGGTGCAATTACGACTTCTGTTGTAGCCTATTACTTCTCATTGATATTGCCGGTGGGGCAAAGCAAAGCAAATTTATTCTTAGTTGCTGCTGCTTGTGCTATTTGCTGCTTTTGTGGGCTGTTGAGCTACTTTGTAAGCAATAGTAAGTTTAGAAAAGATATAGTGTCTACTGTAAAAGAGACTAACTATTTTAAAACTTCTAAGTGA